Below is a window of Ornithodoros turicata isolate Travis chromosome 7, ASM3712646v1, whole genome shotgun sequence DNA.
ccggtctgtagcctagatcactacgttcacataatcccctccatactctaacaaagcagccattcactccggccatagaagcccgtacggaccctttcttccccccGGGCtattgacccacaattcgcatgaacctttaaacacgtcacacctaaccctttatataccatgccaatgatgaggacggtgcccagaagaagaacaatctctgttcgaaatatcggcggcttctgtcctgaggcaactccatTCCTACTCCTACAATAGGTTCTTTAAGAGCAACTTTCATCTGTCCGGTATCACGAAATTCTATTACGTCGTCGCAGCGCTCTCTCCATCCGCCGCCGACGAGGTCTATGATGTCATCGCTTCACCACCTGCGGATTGCCCGTACGACAAGCTGAACTCCGCACTTCTCAAGCGAACGACCTGCTCCGACCGCGCACGTCTTCAGCAGCTTCTGTCTGCGGAGGAGCTCGGGGACAGACGCCCCACGCAGCTGTTACGGCGCATGAAACAATTGCTCGGTGACGGAGCTGCTTCCACAAGCGACAGCTTCCTGAGAGAACTCTTTCTGCAAAGACTTCCAAGAAATGTGCAGATGGTCCTAGCCACTACGACAAACCTTTCAACGGACGAGCTCGCCACCCTCGCCGATGCTGTAATGGAGGTTGCTATTCCATCACCCTCCGTAATGCATGTGGAGACACCACACCCTCCTTTCCCAGAGCCCACACCTTCGGCCGTTTCGCAAGTGTCTACCCCCGCACCAACGCAAGACACCTCTCAGCACATGGCCGCCATTGAAAGCTTGACGCAGCAGGTGAACAACCTAACCCACCTTGTCGCGACACTGGCAGCGCGGAGCCGTTCGCCAAGCCCCCGGCGCTTCCGCCGACGATCGCTCACCCCTCGCGGCCGGCGCAGCCCAAGCCCTCGGTCCAACGGCATGTGCTGGTACCACCAGCGGTTTGGCGCCGAGGCCCGGTACTGTTTCCAACCCTGCTCGTGGTCGGGAAACGCCCCGCCCAGTCACTAATGGCGACAAGTGCACCGGGTCAACTCGAAAGTCGCCTTTTCTACGTTGTAGACCGTGTGTCAGGCAGACGCTTTCTCATAGATACCGGTGCCGATGTCAGCGTTATGCCCGCTAGCAAAGCCCATCATAGCCGACAACCGTGTTTCACCCTACGCGCCGCCAACTCCACCACCATCCCGGTATTTGGCCAGCAGTCCCTCACTTTGAACCTGGGCCTACGACGAGACTTCCGATGGATTTTTCACGTAGCCGATGTCTCCCAGGCCATAATTGGTGCTGACTTTCTCACGCACTTTGGACTCCTCGTTGACGTCGCTCGGAAACGCCTTATCGACGCCACCACCCATCTTCAGGTTCACGGCATCCGGCGTCGCATTCCACCCTGCCACAGCCTTTCTTACTGTGCGCCGGCGTCGCCCTACTCCCATATTCTGGAAGACTTCCCTGAGCTCACCAAGCCCCCCGATTGGACTCGCCCGGTCAAGCACGACGTCGTACACCATGTTGTCACTCAAGGCCCGCCCGGTCAAGCACGACGTCGTACACCACGTTGTCACTCAAGGCCCGCCCGTTCACTTTCGCCCGCTCCGCTTGGCTCCCGAAAAGTTCTCCATCGCTAAGGCTGAATTCGAGCATATGCTCGAGCTTGGCATTATCCGACCGTCAAGCAGCAGCTGGGCATCCCCACTCCATATGGTGCCCAAGAAGACGGGAGACTGGCGCCCTTGCGGTGATTACCGTGCCTTAAACCGCGCTACGGTGCCCGACCGATACCCCATCCCTAACATCTTAGACTTCACCGCTAACATCGAAGGCGCCACCGTTTTCTCTAAAATCGACCTGGTGCGCGCCTACCACCAAATACCCATGGCGGAAGACGATATTCCGAAGACCGCCATCATTACACCCTTTAGCCTCTACGAGTTCCTGCGTATGCCGTTCGGCTTGCGTAATGCAGCCCAGACATTTCAACGGTTTATTAACTCCGTCACCTTTGGCCTCCCGTTCGTCTATGCCTACATGGACGATATTCTGGTTGCCAGCGCCACCCCAGAAGAGCACGCCGAGCACTTACGAACCCTCTTCGCTCGCCTACAAGATTACGGCATTGTAATCAACGCCGCGAAAAGTGAATTCGGCGTCCCGGAGCTTGATTTCCTGGGTCACCGCGTTAACCAGCACGGCATCCTTCCTCTGCCCTCTAAAGTCGCCGCCATCAAGGATTTCCCCCGTCCCACGTCCGTCAAACAGTTGAGACGTTTCCTCGGTTTAGCCAACTTCTATCGGCGCTTTATACGATCTTGTGCTGCCACACTGGCCCCGTTGGAAGCTCTACTCTCTTCCCGAAAACGCGACGCCGCCACGCTACCATGGTCCGACGACTCTATCGCCGCCTTCGACAAAATCGGGCAAGACATCGCCGCCGCCTCTCTTCTTGTCCATCCCCGGCACGATGCACCTACTTGCATCATGGTGGACGCTTCGAGCAGTGCTGCCGGCGCCGTCCTGCAGCAGCGAGTTTCTTCTGCTTGGCAGCCCATCGCTTTCTTCTCGCGCAAGTTCAAACCTGCAGAGACGCGCTATAGCACGTTTGGACGCGAGCTCCTGGCCATATTACTAGCAGTGAAGCACTTCCGGCACTTGTTGGAAGGACGATCATTCACCATATATACGGATCACAAGCCGCTTACTCACGCTCTCTCATCTTCTGGTACCGGATATACACCTCGAGAAATCCGGCACCTGGCCTTCATCTCAGAATTCACCAGTGACATACAGCACGTGAGCGGCGTCAACAACCCCGTGGCCGATGCTCTCAGTAGAATATCCACCCTGATCACACCCACTACAGCGCAGTGCTCAGCCGTTCTGTCTCTGGACCTTCTTGTCACTGCTCAGTCATCTGATGAGGAGCTGGCCGTACTGCGCACGAAGCCCGCGTCCAACAGCCTCAAGCTTGAAGATGTTCACCTCCCCGGGGCGACGGCCGCCGTGATTTGCGACACTTCACGGGGCTCGCCACGACCTTTCGTCCCCCTCGCATTACGCCGTCCCATTTTCGATCACTTTCACGCTCTCTCCCACCCCGGCGTCCGAGGCACACGAAAGTTCATAGGCACCCGATACGTCTCGCCGAATATGCACGCTGATATCAAGCACTGGGTGCGCACATGCTTGCCGTGCCAGAGAACCAAGACCCAGCGCCACACCCGTCTGTCGCCAGCACATTTTCTGCCACCTGACGCCCGTTTTGACCATGttcacatcgacttggtcggcccaCTTCCGCTTTCCCAGGGTTTCAACTACATCTTGACGGCCGTTGACCGTTTCACCCGCTGGCCGGAAGCGGTGCCCATTGTTGACTCCACTGCTCCAACAGTCGCATCCGCTCTTATCAACACCTGGATCTCCCGTTTCGGCGCACCATCCATCATCACGACCGACAGAGGTCGGCAGTTCGAGTCTGCCCTCTTCGCCGCTTTCACGAACGCATTGGGCGCCAAACGTATTCGTACAACAGCTTATCATCCTGCTTCGAATGGGCTCGTCGAGAGACTACACCGACAGCTCAAGATCGCCTTGCGTGCCACTCCTGATACACCCTGGCCCGAAGTACTCCCTGTTGCCCTTCTTGGAATACGCACAGCCCTCCGATCCGACCTTCACTGTACCGTCGCCGAGCTGGTTTATGGCACAACGCTCCGACTTCtcggtgaatttttgtccgTCCCAGACGACCCGCAACCCGACGCACAACAGGACTACGTATCCCGACTTCGCCGTGTTATGTCTTCGTTGCGTCCGGTGCCAGCCCGCTCGCCTGCCCGGTCCGGTCCGACCTACCGACACCCCGACCTGGATACGTGTTCTCACGTGTTTGTGCGATGCGATGCCGTCAGAAAGCCGCTGCAGCCTGCGTATTCCGGCCCCTTCCCTGTGACCACCAGAACCACCCACCACTTCACCCTCCTTATTAACGGCCGGCAGGACACAGTCTCCGTCCATCGCCTGAAGCCGGCGTTCCTCGACGTGTCCCTCAGCTCGCCCCTTCCCAGCAGCCACAAATCGACGGCACCCTCTTCCGTGGACAACCGCACAGCTCCACCTCTCCACCCAAGTCACCCGATTCCTCGACCACGCCACGTATCCTGGGCACGCAAGCTTGCCAGTTTTCGCTCCCTGCCCCCGGCAGGTCGctagggggggagccctgtagcagccgcatcgccagtccctgacatccagcacctgccccgTGGCTCGAGTAAATAAACATCCTCGGGCCAGTTGGAAGCTGGTAACCGAGACAAACGGACTACTGCTTCCTGTCTCCTCTAATTCCAACAACTCCATTATTACTCCGCTTTTATTAGGAGCGTAATCCGTTGAAAACATCATTTTGGAAAAGGGTGTTCTATAGGGGATACCCCAAATAGGGTACTAGCTGCTGCAGGAACTGCAGGTTCGCATTTTCACTTTGGTGGCAAGcaccacacaaaaaagaaatgcGGTAATTCATGCACtgtgttgcctgcctgcgtatcACGTATAATACCGCACAACTTTGAAATTTGAGTACTTGTGCACTTGTTCGCAAAGTTGATGAGATACTGAAGTTTCGGCAGACTGCTGGCATTGCCTggatcgcagcatcgtaacgccgtccgcTCTCGTGCAATGAGCGCCGTTCCGATGCGGCGATCACCAGGCGATGCCAGCAACGTGCTCAGGCACCctcgtgtattgtcatcaacagcatgtgtattgtcatcaagcaggagagctacctataaGGAGGTAGTCCcttttggacagacactaactttacgttgcagtcctacaagctagataataacactctctaggagagtttgcttttttACTGACCACACCaggcgaacaatccaaacacgggagagccgctgctgAGTGCAGTAAGGTcatagcgagctggctagaacacgatttgccactcaccctgaacgtggcggaaaagacgagtagacgtcagccagcagcgacagcactccacaagaccatacaatgcttgctcacggacaatgtggctacgaagccctgccctgacagcctgaaatatagctgcgtatCCGAAGTCTGCGCAaacgaaagccagccggcaacgacggatccaaatttgaaagttgatctcagtaattaataaagccaattgtttacgctaaACGGGCGGGACTGGCAACGGTTCCAAGAACTGCACGGTGGTCCAGTCGACAGTCGTCAACCGAAAAATCTGGGAtactctgcgccacagcaaaagaggaacacgacaacgcctgaaacacTCTGCTCTGtggtttcacacatcccgcaagacgtGCAACCGTCACAGGgagatgtgaaaacggtgtagtcgctgacgaagaggaagaacacCGTGGGTAACGTTCCACTGAAGGCTGGCGCGGCGGGCATTCGACGCCAAGGCAGTTTCGTCGGTACCGAAGGAACTGGAGGACCAGACTCCAACTCCCACATAGCTatataaaaatcgctgacagcccataattggatgtcagcgtccggaagctggagtcccaaacgccgtacaacatcaacacaggcactgtattgatgaggcaggacttcggacctaaGCCGAAAGCTATGGCTCTCGACGACCCACCTGGTAGCACCTCCCAGAGTGTACTGCACTATTGCGCACGCcgggtgttcgggagtgtgcaacGCCTCAAAATAAACGCGCGATTGAAGTGCAAGATatttgtcgagcaccaccggtaaggctaagccgccctggtcacgtgtacggtgcaagcgcGACCACGCGACCCACTCTACCGAACTGCCCCAGAaaaaacggaacgcgtgcctagtgATGGCAGTATGAATTAGTGGTGGtggcgtggcaacgactcccAGAAACCACAggcgactgtagtaccaggccactagcagatgagcgcgaaaagtgatgggcaaatcaacaaacttaagctgccgcaggacagctctggaacgattaaacactcgtggccaatttacgcTAGATATACCAGTGAAATCAAAAGTCACACAAAAATTTCGACTtctggcctcactggaacacagaaaggagccCCGCGGGAAGGCTGGAgcttcaaaaacagtgctgcactctTTGATCTATTCAGTCTTTCCCCTGAAAGAGCTCAAGCGCCTTCAAAACAGGCCCTAGGGAACGCTcacgagaaacgatcacagagatgtcgtccgcgaacgcaaaaacaggtgggTGTCATCCATTGGGCAGCGGCAATGTAACAGGAAGCGAGtacagtctctcgagtagagggttgatggcaatggcgtacaaggcgggagagagagaACATCCCtgacggaccccacaagttGAAAGGGGGACGGCAGTACGCCAGAGACAGAAACAAGgcttctagcgcccctatacaacgtttccacatacctgacccaagcaactgcgaacccatatgccctcagtcgagagaacaggtatgcgtgGCGCACACGATCAAATGCTTTGGACTGATCGAAGGacgccagcacagcgggggCATGGCCACTGTTAACCCAGTGGATGTCATCGCGAAGAGACAttctatgaaggtctgaggaTCTGCCGGAGACGGAACATGCTTTGCAAGGatgtaacaccttctccaacagaaacagaaacgcgCAATAGAAGAATTTTACCTAAGACCTTATAATCGCTCGTCAGTAAAGTAATCGTACGATAAGCATCTGGGTACAGTTTGCGAGACTTGTctttgcacagaagaacaacaacaccatTCTGCATGCTGGGGCATAGCAACCCCTGGGCTAAGCAGATGTCAAAAACCCGAATCATGGAAGAACCAATAACACTTCAGAAGTGCttgtaaccgtgtattcacacgagcgtgttttctgacggcgcagcgactgaaggagcgagaggggtaaatgataaggcgctgaggctacgcccttttggaacgcctacacagatagtgttccaatgtgctgtcgGCTCAGATGCTGGGGAAGCCGGGGATTACtttcgcgctgcggttgaacgttgcagcattaattttatgtgcacggcgcttggtacacaatggacgaaagaaagcgaaaatttgtggctcttgtttttctcattgacgatagggaatgctgccacgaaaagaagcggttaAAGAAGCTATGGACGAATGAATGGTTGCTGAGGAAAGAGTACGGTCTGAAAAATAcccttctacgggagctacgacacgaggacccatttgtctaccgcaaggttttgagcatcgatgcggccacttttaaatacattctgctccgcatagcaaagcgcaaaaggagagtatagaggccaatatgcgggacagtatactatccagtgatcgtctttccgcaacccgtctgcaacaggttcgttcgaattatgtgcgcttaaacatgcctctaaatgcataaatgttcgtaaataagagtgagcgggaaagagtgtaggagagagtgCTGTGAAAGCTGTGCGTCGTCGTTTTCATGTCGTTGGACGTCTGGAAAACGTCGTTTTTTaccgtgactccgcagcagtctgacgatgttgagtgtggtgtaaagcagagacggctgtggcgtaaaggtcgcacctttcgaacacagtaaaaccagcttcaccgcatagcaggttctgcgccaatcattgccgtgaatgatagggctctcacttctgattggaggacagagtggagcgtacacctttttgtgtcaattgtgtgtgtgtctctggtggTCCCTCTGCtgtacgttccgctaaagcacgaaaccttgtcctctttctgcagaagggaggtcttgctcaacggcccatctaatactttgctctccccgacgaactcatgcaccctcaacgcatctccacccttcatcctctatcctccatccgtcttgctttttttttcggctagctttggtagcttccaatccctgcgtttcattggccccattgctttagacgttggacaggccatgtttttgtgtctactactcattcccagtaaaacgttcatcgcgtataccggtggcatagcgaggAAGAGTTCACATCCACTCAAACCACCCTTAtgatctgtttcttttctttttctctttttttggtgggggtacgttaccgtcccatacatacatataaaattatggaacaaaacgaaattcacgaattggcactttttgcatatcgcgttatATAGGAAGCACCCCTAGTGACTAATTATGAAATAATGTCATGACAAAGCGAGACGCCATCACGTAAGTGTTGCATCTTCAGCACAATAGCTTTGTCCAGGGGTTACTCTaaagcgctgtggcagttctcaaactgtgtggccgcgatgaatgggaaacacgtaagaatagtgaaacggcggaaaactgactccctttattacaactgatCGTTCTCGTTGGTGCTTGCCAGAACACGATGTATGCATACAGTGGCCTCCCGTGAATGCGCTGCATGACGTGATGATGACCCCGGGGTGCTGCCATGTAGGCttgtgtaatgacagccctaaaatattataccattacatggttaatttatgatgccagacaactatgaatatgcgtgaCCCCACAGTGGCCGACTTGGGGATAAAATTTTGCACCCCTTTGTCTTACCCGGCGTGcgatactgctcacacatttctcgtttttaaaccaaactgctagcgtcctgagccgataccttttggtttggaacgcgaatgctgccaactcgttattattaattaacagcaactgatacaacgaatgcgccgtgaatatggggacccaaaaagtgttttgatgtacacatctaccgttgcttcgacatccgggtgtctcttttccatttcaagagcgatcttttcccacatggcatgtttcctcggtacatttcggttttgctcatcggcaagcttccacaagatcggatgttgctctacctggtgtaatagataaaaaataatagagcttgtaacattggcaacagagggtggctttctttttcgctccgtcctccttctgcgcgtcagtcgtcagattctgtgccccgcgaacaaactatccgtgtgcttctttctgacggacggagctgctgagcgcagtgatgttgcacaaggcttcttgatatctcgccaaaaatacaataaaaacgtgcgcgcttcatagattctgctgtgcgataagctccgcccgcgaccgaatggttggatgattgcgtGATAATGCTgctacctccttctcctccttcagtcgctgcgcagtcagaaaaggcgctcgtgtgaaaactcaactgggaggccatcaatgccaggGTACTTTCTGGTCGTCATTAAGGAGACAGACGGAAAAACTTCAtgttgcgtgagcggccctgagtcaATACGCTCTATTAGTTTCGCCGGCAGTAGGCACTCTCGGCTGATAACAGGCTCGCCGTGAGGTGACTCCTGATAAAGGGtcgcgcaatgctcacgcattgcttCCTGAATGCCACCAGGATCAgtgtgagccgtcagctgaccggagctcaGTAATTCGAAAGTCCGCGTTTTCTGCTGCATAGTGCTTGAGTAACACACGGGAGCAATATGCCTCCCGCACCAGCGCACCACATAGTGTTGCGTAACAAATTTGCGTCTGGGCTGCATTCGGAGAGAGGCCGGGCGCCTCCGCACGTCCGCGATACCAGACGCAGATTCAGGACTGCGTGAGTCAGGGTTGCGAAGCATAGCCAACACCTGCCAGAGTGTACCTCTACACTGccggtgttcacgcgcgcgcTGTCTGCCCAAATGCTGAGAACGGTGTACTACATCCAGCTTCAGAGCCTCCCAGTGACTGGGCCCGAAATCGGGTGCGGAACAAAGATCCGGAAGGCACTTTTTTACGTCGTATTTAATTtaggggtcgttgagcaaagaCACGTTCAGGCGCCAAAAACTGGAGCCATAGCGAAAATTTAGCAGGCCAGATAAAGATAACAGAACACCAACATGATCCGTGGGACCCCAGCAGGTCGCGTCACAAAGCGGGAGATGAAATCCGAGAGTCCTGGCGAGATATAAAATCTGTCCAGTCGGCTGTGGCGGCCCAGGGTAGCAACCCAGGTGAGTTCATTAGCATTCCCGTTGTCGTGTGACAAAGCATCAATGAAGCCAACAGAATATACTAAGCGCGCAAGTCCTCTATTTGCTTGTCTGCTGTGCTGTCCGTATATCGTGCAGTTGAAGTCGCCCGCAAACAGTAAATTTTGGTTACCAGAGAAAAAAGGGTCAATTGTGCGAAAGAAATCTGAGCGCTCACTGCGACGGGCAGGGGCGTAAACATTAACAATGCGAAAACCACAACTGCCGTACTCTAACTCCACCGCCACAACCCTACTTTCGGTGACTGTGTCGGACCATCGCACGGTACCCCGGAATGACGGGAACACTAAAATACCCACGCCTGCCTTGTGTGGCGAGCCAGGACTGAAGAAAGCTGTGAGCCCATGTAAATCGTCAAGGCACTTGATTGCACGCCCGTAAGGGCAACCACTC
It encodes the following:
- the LOC135399907 gene encoding uncharacterized protein LOC135399907 yields the protein MTKILCHAARGNLNEFQEGCPADQLLHLFFKSNFHLSGITKFYYVVAALSPSAADEVYDVIASPPADCPYDKLNSALLKRTTCSDRARLQQLLSAEELGDRRPTQLLRRMKQLLGDGAASTSDSFLRELFLQRLPRNVQMVLATTTNLSTDELATLADAVMEVAIPSPSVMHVETPHPPFPEPTPSAVSQVSTPAPTQDTSQHMAAIESLTQQVNNLTHLVATLAARSRSPSPRRFRRRSLTPRGRRSPSPRSNGMCWYHQRFGAEARYCFQPCSWSGNAPPSH